One genomic segment of Salinigranum rubrum includes these proteins:
- a CDS encoding DUF7565 family protein, translated as MSPWQCAIRGCGAEFPDAEDTLVHQATEHEYHTCKICTAEVPEGYFAIRHALEEHSRAEYVRAYDAGPDDIREREAVRRAIESTVDVSRVAERLDADGRL; from the coding sequence ATGTCCCCCTGGCAGTGTGCCATCCGCGGGTGTGGGGCGGAGTTCCCCGACGCCGAGGACACCCTCGTCCACCAGGCGACCGAACACGAGTACCACACCTGCAAAATCTGTACGGCGGAGGTCCCCGAGGGCTACTTCGCCATCCGTCACGCGCTCGAAGAGCACAGCCGTGCGGAGTACGTCCGAGCGTACGACGCCGGCCCCGACGACATCCGCGAGCGCGAGGCGGTTCGAAGGGCCATCGAGTCGACGGTCGACGTGTCGAGGGTCGCCGAACGCCTCGACGCGGACGGTCGGCTCTGA
- a CDS encoding protein translocase SEC61 complex subunit gamma: protein MDVKYDLTSYVRVLKLASTPSWEEFSQISKIAGAGIFLVGFLGFVIFAVMSFLPGGV, encoded by the coding sequence ATGGACGTCAAATACGATCTCACCAGCTACGTTCGGGTGTTGAAGCTCGCGTCGACCCCGTCGTGGGAGGAGTTCTCACAGATCTCGAAGATCGCCGGTGCGGGTATCTTCCTCGTCGGGTTCCTCGGCTTCGTCATCTTCGCCGTGATGAGCTTCCTCCCCGGAGGCGTGTAG
- a CDS encoding sodium:calcium antiporter encodes MSSRLRHPLFAVSLAVALTLPWSLSWATNANASFETLTTVAISGLAVLGASFLLAWGAETAEKDVPRAFALAVLAVLAVAPEYAVDALYAWTAGANIGTPRGAEAANLAVANMTGANRILIGLGWSAIAVFTVYKAHSTNDPAVERRSGFLGDVVHLDRDISTEIAFLLAATLFAFFVPFSAATLAGGETMGGIGVVDTVVLVGLYALYIGIIIRGDVDSHEEQVGVPAYFQAYRKPRRIATVLLLFAFSGLLILTAVEPFAHGLEELGQQAGVPPFFMIQWVAPLASESPELIVVAYLVNKARSTAGFNALISSKLNQWTLLIGTLAVVYSIAAGRVAPLPFDQKQVAEIWITAAQSFFAIAILTNFEISIREAVALFGLFITQVVAEFVVIRTVAEPLASTYSLYILYGYTVVYLLIGLVLFAARRDELRWLFGKTRATAREAIGSAEASADHAD; translated from the coding sequence ACGCTTCGTTCGAAACTCTCACCACCGTGGCCATCAGCGGCCTCGCGGTGCTCGGCGCGTCGTTCCTCCTCGCGTGGGGTGCGGAGACGGCCGAGAAGGACGTCCCCCGGGCGTTCGCGCTGGCCGTCCTCGCCGTCCTCGCCGTCGCGCCGGAGTACGCCGTCGACGCGCTGTACGCGTGGACCGCCGGGGCGAACATCGGAACGCCACGCGGGGCCGAGGCGGCGAACCTCGCGGTCGCCAACATGACCGGCGCGAACCGCATCCTCATCGGCCTCGGCTGGTCAGCCATCGCGGTGTTCACGGTGTACAAGGCGCACTCCACGAACGACCCGGCCGTCGAACGCCGGTCGGGTTTCCTCGGCGACGTCGTCCACCTCGACCGCGACATCTCCACGGAAATCGCGTTCCTCCTGGCCGCGACGCTGTTCGCGTTCTTCGTTCCCTTCAGCGCCGCGACGCTCGCGGGCGGCGAGACGATGGGAGGCATCGGCGTCGTCGACACCGTCGTCCTCGTCGGCCTCTACGCGCTCTACATCGGCATCATCATCCGCGGCGACGTCGACTCCCACGAGGAACAGGTCGGCGTCCCCGCGTACTTCCAGGCGTACCGCAAGCCGAGGCGAATCGCGACGGTGCTTCTCCTCTTTGCCTTCTCGGGGCTGCTCATCCTGACCGCGGTCGAACCGTTCGCGCACGGCCTCGAAGAACTCGGCCAGCAGGCGGGCGTCCCGCCCTTCTTCATGATCCAGTGGGTCGCGCCGCTGGCCTCCGAGTCGCCCGAACTCATCGTCGTCGCCTACCTCGTCAACAAGGCGCGGTCGACGGCGGGGTTCAACGCGCTCATCTCCTCGAAGCTCAACCAGTGGACGCTCCTCATCGGGACGCTCGCCGTCGTCTACTCCATCGCCGCCGGCCGGGTCGCTCCGCTCCCGTTCGACCAGAAGCAGGTGGCCGAAATCTGGATCACCGCCGCGCAGAGCTTCTTCGCCATCGCCATCCTGACCAACTTCGAAATCTCCATCCGCGAGGCGGTCGCGCTCTTCGGCCTCTTCATCACGCAGGTCGTCGCGGAGTTCGTCGTCATCCGGACGGTCGCCGAACCGCTCGCCTCGACGTACAGCCTCTACATCCTGTACGGCTACACCGTCGTCTACCTCCTCATCGGACTCGTGCTCTTTGCGGCCCGGCGCGACGAACTCCGCTGGCTGTTCGGCAAAACCAGAGCCACCGCTCGGGAGGCTATCGGCTCGGCCGAGGCCAGCGCCGACCACGCCGATTAG
- a CDS encoding D-aminoacyl-tRNA deacylase, translated as MIALVVSRADRASEHIGEHVLDLAEWDERVDDTRREGAGGGTYYARPGFELRTFEDLHLHLDGVSEAFDDPDCLCFLSRHSGETGPLLSAHFTGNFGPAEYGGRDGELARACPGAQKKVVEALAAHAPEEYDVGIECTHHGPSRVGVPSMFVELGSDPREWDDPEGARAVARAVLDLAGVSADRADGEETRHVVGFGGGHYAPRFARVVRETDWAVGHVGADWPLEAMGPVGEHGDVVRAAFEESAATLALVDGDRPRLTETIADLGYRVVSETFLRETRAVPRDLVEHVEADLGTVDDGVRFGAHARVGVGESSDVPFDVADLSREFVDGTLGVDHDAARAAVDDHTVAFHTEESGRRPTGRVAIPRGLDGDEAADADPYDRLVSALCDVLRARYDEVTREDGVVVARERAFDAEAAADLGVPEGPAFGRLAGGQSVDVEGREVSPEDVHRDRTVRFSV; from the coding sequence GTGATTGCGCTCGTCGTCAGCCGCGCCGACCGCGCCTCCGAACACATCGGCGAACACGTCCTCGACCTCGCGGAGTGGGACGAACGGGTCGACGACACCCGCCGTGAGGGAGCGGGCGGCGGCACCTACTACGCCCGACCCGGTTTCGAACTCCGAACGTTCGAGGACCTCCACCTCCACCTCGACGGCGTTTCGGAGGCCTTCGACGACCCCGACTGTCTGTGCTTTCTCTCGCGGCACTCGGGCGAGACCGGCCCGCTGCTCTCGGCGCACTTCACGGGCAACTTCGGCCCCGCCGAGTACGGGGGACGAGACGGCGAACTGGCCCGCGCGTGTCCCGGTGCACAGAAGAAAGTCGTCGAAGCGCTCGCAGCGCACGCGCCCGAGGAGTACGACGTCGGCATCGAGTGTACCCACCACGGCCCCTCTCGGGTCGGCGTCCCGTCGATGTTCGTCGAACTCGGTTCTGATCCACGGGAGTGGGACGACCCCGAGGGCGCTCGGGCGGTCGCTCGGGCGGTCCTCGACCTCGCTGGTGTCTCGGCCGACCGGGCCGACGGTGAGGAGACGAGACACGTCGTCGGCTTCGGCGGCGGCCACTACGCCCCGCGGTTCGCGCGGGTCGTCCGCGAGACGGACTGGGCCGTCGGCCACGTCGGCGCGGACTGGCCGCTCGAAGCCATGGGACCGGTCGGAGAGCACGGGGACGTCGTCCGCGCGGCGTTCGAGGAGAGCGCCGCGACCCTCGCGCTCGTCGACGGCGACCGGCCACGGCTCACAGAAACCATCGCGGACCTCGGCTACCGCGTCGTGAGCGAGACGTTCCTCCGAGAGACGCGGGCGGTCCCGCGTGACCTCGTCGAACACGTCGAGGCGGACCTTGGAACGGTCGACGACGGCGTTCGGTTCGGCGCACACGCGCGGGTCGGCGTCGGTGAGTCGTCCGACGTCCCCTTCGACGTCGCCGACCTCTCCCGCGAGTTCGTCGACGGGACGCTCGGCGTCGACCACGACGCGGCGCGCGCGGCCGTCGACGACCACACCGTCGCCTTCCACACCGAGGAGAGCGGTCGTCGACCGACCGGCCGGGTGGCCATTCCTCGCGGCTTAGACGGCGACGAAGCCGCGGACGCCGACCCGTACGACCGCCTCGTAAGCGCGCTCTGTGACGTTCTCCGAGCCCGCTACGACGAGGTCACCCGCGAGGACGGCGTCGTCGTCGCCCGCGAACGCGCGTTCGACGCCGAGGCGGCGGCCGACCTCGGCGTTCCGGAGGGACCGGCGTTCGGACGACTCGCCGGCGGGCAGTCGGTCGACGTCGAGGGTCGGGAAGTCTCCCCCGAGGACGTCCACCGCGACCGAACTGTCAGGTTCTCAGTATGA
- a CDS encoding transcription elongation factor Spt5, whose protein sequence is MPIFAVKTTASQERTVADMIANREESEIHAVLAPDSLTSYVMVEADNNAVIERVLEEIPHARGLVSSGGQVGRSSMAEVEHFLSPTPDVEGIAEGDIVELVSGPFKGEKARVQRIDEGKDQVTVELYEATVPIPVTVRGDQIRVLDSEER, encoded by the coding sequence ATGCCGATATTCGCCGTCAAGACCACCGCGAGCCAGGAACGCACGGTGGCCGACATGATCGCCAACCGCGAGGAGTCCGAGATTCACGCCGTGCTCGCCCCGGACTCTTTGACCTCGTACGTGATGGTCGAGGCCGACAACAACGCGGTCATCGAACGCGTCTTAGAGGAGATTCCGCACGCTCGCGGCCTCGTCAGTTCAGGCGGACAGGTCGGCCGGTCGTCGATGGCCGAGGTCGAGCACTTCCTCTCGCCGACGCCCGACGTCGAGGGCATCGCCGAGGGCGACATCGTCGAACTCGTCTCCGGGCCGTTCAAGGGCGAGAAGGCCCGCGTCCAGCGCATCGACGAGGGCAAGGACCAGGTCACCGTCGAACTGTACGAGGCGACCGTTCCGATTCCGGTGACGGTCCGCGGCGACCAGATCCGCGTGCTCGACAGCGAGGAGCGATAG
- the ftsZ gene encoding cell division protein FtsZ, protein MDSIVDSAIEEAEKMEDGTTNGVDEPSSSTGPTGTMTDEQLQDVLKDLQTNITVVGCGGAGGNTVNRMAEEGIKGAKLVAANTDVQHLVNVQADTKILIGEQKTQGRGAGSLPQVGEEAALESQEDIHDSIQGSDMVFVTAGLGGGTGTGSAPVVAKAAREAGALTIAIVTTPFTAEGEVRRTNAEAGLERLRDVADTVIVVPNDRLLDAVGKLPVKQAFKVSDEVLMRSVKGITELITKPGLVNLDFADVKTVMERGGVAMIGLGESDSEQKAQDSVKSALRSPLLDVDISGANSALVNVTGGSDMSIEEAEGVVEEIYERIDPEARIIWGTSIDEDLDGKMRTMIVVTGVDSPQIYGRTDVQPQADDVDDIDFVE, encoded by the coding sequence ATGGACTCCATCGTCGACAGCGCGATCGAGGAGGCCGAGAAGATGGAGGATGGGACGACAAACGGTGTCGACGAACCATCATCTTCGACAGGGCCGACGGGAACGATGACTGACGAACAACTGCAGGACGTCCTCAAGGACTTACAGACCAACATCACGGTCGTTGGCTGTGGCGGCGCGGGCGGCAACACCGTCAACCGAATGGCCGAGGAGGGGATCAAGGGCGCGAAGCTCGTCGCGGCCAACACGGACGTTCAGCACCTGGTCAACGTCCAGGCCGACACCAAGATTCTCATCGGCGAGCAGAAGACCCAGGGACGCGGCGCCGGGTCGCTCCCCCAGGTGGGCGAGGAGGCCGCGCTCGAATCGCAGGAGGACATCCACGACTCCATCCAGGGCTCGGACATGGTGTTCGTCACCGCCGGCCTGGGTGGCGGCACCGGCACGGGTTCGGCTCCGGTGGTCGCGAAGGCCGCCCGCGAGGCCGGCGCGCTCACCATCGCCATCGTCACGACGCCCTTCACCGCCGAAGGCGAGGTACGACGGACGAACGCTGAAGCCGGGTTGGAGCGACTCAGAGACGTGGCCGACACGGTCATCGTCGTTCCGAACGACCGCCTCCTCGATGCCGTGGGGAAGCTCCCCGTCAAGCAGGCGTTCAAGGTCTCTGATGAGGTACTGATGCGCTCGGTCAAGGGCATCACCGAACTCATCACGAAGCCGGGTCTGGTGAACCTCGACTTCGCCGACGTCAAGACCGTGATGGAGCGCGGCGGCGTCGCGATGATCGGCCTCGGGGAGTCGGATTCCGAACAGAAGGCACAGGACTCGGTCAAGAGCGCGCTCCGCTCTCCGTTACTCGATGTGGACATCTCCGGGGCGAACTCCGCGCTGGTGAACGTCACCGGTGGCTCCGACATGAGCATCGAGGAGGCCGAGGGCGTCGTCGAGGAGATTTACGAGCGCATCGACCCCGAAGCGCGCATCATCTGGGGCACCTCCATCGACGAGGACCTCGACGGCAAGATGCGGACGATGATCGTCGTCACCGGCGTGGACTCCCCACAGATCTACGGTCGCACCGACGTCCAGCCGCAGGCGGACGACGTCGACGACATCGACTTCGTCGAGTAA